A single Oncorhynchus nerka isolate Pitt River linkage group LG10, Oner_Uvic_2.0, whole genome shotgun sequence DNA region contains:
- the LOC115135266 gene encoding homeobox protein Nkx-6.2 isoform X2, translated as MLAVGQMDANRQSAFVLGSTPLAALHNMTEMKTSLFPYTLQNHAGFKAHSLTHLNSQLALGTPHGISDILGRPINSAGQLLSGFPRINGLATTAGMYFNPAAVSRYPKPLTELPGRAPIFWPGVMQSSPWRDPRVPCPTQANMMLDKDGKKKHSRPTFSGQQIFALEKTFEQTKYLAGPERARLAYSLGMTESQVKVWFQNRRTKWRKRHAAEMATAKKKHDSETEKMKESSDNEDDDEYNKPLDPNSDDEKITRLLKKHKATNLSLISPCSNSSDTL; from the exons TTAGCTGTTGGGCAGATGGATGCTAACCGGCAGAGTGCTTTCGTCTTAGGCAGTACACCGCTGGCAGCATTGCACAACATGACCGAGATGAAGACGTCTTTATTTCCCTACACTTTGCAGAATCATGCGGGCTTCAAGGCGCATTCTCTTACTCATTTGAACTCACAGCTTGCCCTGGGGACACCACATGGAATTAGCGATATCTTGGGTAGACCTATCAACTCAGCTGGACAGCTGCTCTCTGGCTTTCCAAGGATAAACGGCTTGGCCACCACCGCAGGAATGTACTTTAACCCAGCGGCCGTTTCTCGGTACCCGAAGCCCCTGACGGAGCTCCCAGGGAGAGCACCCATATTCTGGCCTGGAGTGATGCAGAGCTCCCCTTGGAGGGATCCTCGAGTGCCCTGTCCTA CTCAAGCAAACATGATGCTCGACAAGGATGGCAAGAAAAAACACTCCAGACCAACTTTTTCTGGACAGCAAATTTTTGCATTGGAGAAAACCTTTGAACAGACGAAATACCTTGCTGGCCCAGAACGAGCTCGACTGGCTTACTCTTTGGGTATGACTGAAAGTCAAGTCAAG GTATGGTTTCAAAACAGGAGAACCAAATGGAGGAAGAGACACGCAGCAGAAATGGCAACAGCCAAAAAGAAACATGACTCTGAAACTGAGAAGATGAAGGAAAGTTCGGACAATGAGGACGACGACGAGTACAACAAACCTCTGGACCCAAATTCGGATGACGAAAAAATCACGAGACTTCTGAAAAAGCACAAGGCTACAAACCTTTCCTTGATCAGTCCATGCAGTAATAGCTCGGACACCTTGTGA
- the LOC115135266 gene encoding homeobox protein Nkx-6.2 isoform X1 translates to MLAVGQMDANRQSAFVLGSTPLAALHNMTEMKTSLFPYTLQNHAGFKAHSLTHLNSQLALGTPHGISDILGRPINSAGQLLSGFPRINGLATTAGMYFNPAAVSRYPKPLTELPGRAPIFWPGVMQSSPWRDPRVPCPNSSIFFVAQANMMLDKDGKKKHSRPTFSGQQIFALEKTFEQTKYLAGPERARLAYSLGMTESQVKVWFQNRRTKWRKRHAAEMATAKKKHDSETEKMKESSDNEDDDEYNKPLDPNSDDEKITRLLKKHKATNLSLISPCSNSSDTL, encoded by the exons TTAGCTGTTGGGCAGATGGATGCTAACCGGCAGAGTGCTTTCGTCTTAGGCAGTACACCGCTGGCAGCATTGCACAACATGACCGAGATGAAGACGTCTTTATTTCCCTACACTTTGCAGAATCATGCGGGCTTCAAGGCGCATTCTCTTACTCATTTGAACTCACAGCTTGCCCTGGGGACACCACATGGAATTAGCGATATCTTGGGTAGACCTATCAACTCAGCTGGACAGCTGCTCTCTGGCTTTCCAAGGATAAACGGCTTGGCCACCACCGCAGGAATGTACTTTAACCCAGCGGCCGTTTCTCGGTACCCGAAGCCCCTGACGGAGCTCCCAGGGAGAGCACCCATATTCTGGCCTGGAGTGATGCAGAGCTCCCCTTGGAGGGATCCTCGAGTGCCCTGTCCTA ACTCTTCAATCTTTTTTGTAGCTCAAGCAAACATGATGCTCGACAAGGATGGCAAGAAAAAACACTCCAGACCAACTTTTTCTGGACAGCAAATTTTTGCATTGGAGAAAACCTTTGAACAGACGAAATACCTTGCTGGCCCAGAACGAGCTCGACTGGCTTACTCTTTGGGTATGACTGAAAGTCAAGTCAAG GTATGGTTTCAAAACAGGAGAACCAAATGGAGGAAGAGACACGCAGCAGAAATGGCAACAGCCAAAAAGAAACATGACTCTGAAACTGAGAAGATGAAGGAAAGTTCGGACAATGAGGACGACGACGAGTACAACAAACCTCTGGACCCAAATTCGGATGACGAAAAAATCACGAGACTTCTGAAAAAGCACAAGGCTACAAACCTTTCCTTGATCAGTCCATGCAGTAATAGCTCGGACACCTTGTGA